Proteins co-encoded in one Metabacillus sp. KUDC1714 genomic window:
- a CDS encoding secondary thiamine-phosphate synthase enzyme YjbQ, which translates to MVKLTNIVLLTQSEFQLIKITETVREFVAESGIQNGLVAVITAHTTTGIMVNEGLDCLEIDIEETLERLIPKHEPYAHAHFLPSYGATGSNAPGHLKSMLSGNSCMLPIQDGKMISGHAQDIYLAEFDGPQSRKVYIQVIGE; encoded by the coding sequence ATGGTGAAATTGACAAATATCGTTTTACTTACTCAGTCAGAGTTTCAGTTAATTAAAATTACGGAAACGGTTCGAGAATTTGTTGCTGAATCTGGGATTCAAAACGGATTGGTCGCGGTGATCACAGCACATACGACAACAGGAATTATGGTGAACGAAGGTCTGGATTGCTTGGAAATTGATATTGAGGAAACACTTGAAAGGCTGATCCCAAAGCATGAACCATATGCGCATGCGCATTTTCTACCATCGTATGGAGCCACAGGAAGTAATGCACCAGGTCATTTGAAGTCGATGTTATCAGGAAATAGCTGTATGTTACCGATCCAGGATGGAAAAATGATTTCTGGCCATGCCCAAGATATTTATTTAGCAGAGTTTGATGGACCGCAAAGTCGAAAGGTCTATATCCAGGTTATTGGGGAGTAA
- a CDS encoding methyltransferase family protein — translation MNLYKDKGNSLSQKITLLFLETIILMIAGWFLFFQGGQQLHKWIGWRFSEGNNIRNTILFILFLIVYGRMYVTIFYLLKRKMPWGEAFTIPLAFSLYYIGFSLLSLTTNKALTLLDIIYIFLFLFGSFLNTYSELQRNKWKKNTDNKGKLYTNGLFKYSMHINYFGDLVWVTALALFTRTPWALSIPIILFCLFAFYNIPILDKYLSEKYGSQFDKYRKVTKKFIPFIY, via the coding sequence ATGAATTTGTATAAAGACAAAGGAAATAGCTTATCCCAAAAAATAACTTTACTATTCCTTGAAACAATTATTTTAATGATAGCCGGGTGGTTTTTATTTTTTCAGGGTGGACAACAATTACATAAATGGATTGGGTGGAGGTTTTCAGAAGGTAATAATATACGAAATACTATCTTATTTATTTTGTTTTTAATTGTATATGGGCGTATGTATGTTACAATATTTTATCTATTAAAAAGAAAAATGCCATGGGGGGAAGCCTTTACTATCCCTTTAGCTTTTTCGTTATATTATATTGGTTTTTCACTTTTATCTCTAACAACTAATAAAGCTCTAACATTACTAGATATAATATATATTTTTCTATTTTTATTTGGTTCATTTCTTAACACCTATTCTGAACTGCAACGGAATAAATGGAAAAAGAACACTGATAATAAAGGGAAATTATACACCAATGGGTTATTTAAATACTCCATGCATATAAATTACTTTGGAGATCTAGTTTGGGTAACAGCTTTGGCCTTATTTACCAGAACACCTTGGGCGTTGAGCATACCGATAATTTTGTTCTGCTTGTTTGCTTTTTATAACATACCCATTTTAGATAAGTACTTATCAGAAAAATATGGAAGTCAATTTGACAAATATAGAAAGGTTACCAAAAAATTTATTCCATTTATTTACTGA
- a CDS encoding ABC transporter substrate-binding protein, with amino-acid sequence MKRCWGIMLNVLLILSLIVGCSSNSTSSDDGSSEDGKVTLTFLHRWPNEPYKTFYNDVIAQFEKENPNIKIEQVTALNDDYRQKINVILGNDNPPDIFFTWVGEYGDKFIRENIALDITKYYEEDKEWSEQLMATKPFTYEGKNYGVPLYTDSKVFYYNKEMFAKHNLTPPETWTEFMDLLKTLKEKKETPILLGNKFPWAGGHYITSLNQRMVKPETLAKDNTFGESEFTDPMYIEALKKLDELQPYFNENTNSLGHEEARNFFLNGESAMIFLETFEAPFIEEAEFEWDTFKFPTVEGGEGTQSGIIGAPEGFMVSQASKHPDEAMKFLKFLTSKEIGEKLMTEAGMPSAVIGAVNENTATDMEIKLTNMIAETDDILNWLDNSVDSRVAKPYIEGVQQMHAGTATPEQVMEQVQAAAKSIKK; translated from the coding sequence ATGAAACGTTGTTGGGGGATCATGTTAAATGTTTTATTGATATTATCATTAATCGTAGGCTGTTCATCCAATTCTACTTCCTCAGATGATGGTTCGTCAGAGGATGGAAAGGTAACATTAACATTTTTACACAGATGGCCAAATGAACCATACAAAACGTTTTATAACGATGTGATTGCTCAGTTTGAAAAAGAAAATCCCAATATTAAAATCGAACAAGTGACAGCCTTAAATGATGATTACAGACAGAAAATCAACGTCATCTTAGGGAATGACAATCCACCAGACATTTTCTTTACCTGGGTAGGAGAATATGGAGATAAGTTCATTAGAGAAAATATTGCCTTAGACATTACAAAATATTATGAAGAAGATAAAGAATGGTCAGAACAGTTAATGGCAACAAAGCCATTTACTTATGAAGGTAAAAATTATGGTGTGCCTCTGTATACAGATTCAAAGGTCTTTTACTACAACAAAGAAATGTTTGCCAAACACAATTTAACACCACCAGAGACTTGGACTGAGTTTATGGATCTATTAAAAACGTTAAAAGAGAAAAAAGAAACACCGATTTTATTAGGAAATAAATTCCCGTGGGCAGGTGGACATTATATTACATCTCTGAATCAACGAATGGTGAAGCCTGAAACTTTAGCAAAAGATAATACGTTTGGAGAAAGTGAGTTCACCGATCCGATGTATATAGAGGCATTAAAGAAGTTAGACGAACTCCAACCATATTTTAATGAAAATACAAACTCTTTGGGGCATGAGGAAGCGAGAAACTTCTTCTTAAATGGAGAATCTGCGATGATTTTCCTAGAAACATTTGAGGCACCTTTTATTGAGGAAGCTGAGTTTGAGTGGGATACCTTTAAATTCCCGACTGTTGAAGGTGGGGAAGGAACACAATCAGGAATCATCGGTGCACCGGAAGGATTTATGGTTTCACAAGCATCTAAACATCCAGATGAAGCAATGAAATTCTTGAAATTCCTTACTTCAAAAGAAATTGGCGAAAAACTGATGACAGAAGCAGGTATGCCAAGTGCGGTAATAGGCGCTGTAAATGAAAATACAGCAACTGACATGGAGATTAAGCTAACGAATATGATTGCCGAAACAGATGATATTTTAAACTGGTTAGACAACTCTGTTGATTCTAGAGTCGCAAAGCCTTATATAGAAGGTGTTCAACAAATGCATGCGGGAACGGCAACTCCTGAACAGGTAATGGAGCAAGTACAAGCCGCAGCTAAATCCATAAAGAAATAA
- a CDS encoding amidohydrolase family protein produces MVIDVHTHPIFFEGICDDEETLAFRKEQFGIFKQSPQSIEQILVGMDYGGIDKSVLLPEDISTIAGGHVVSNEEIKKLVDMVPDRFIGFASVDPHRPDALDVLDYAFKDLGLMGLKLHPSKQAFYPNDERLKPIYEKCVEYNKPIMFHAGMSWEPNALAKYSQPIHFEEVALHHPELRICLAHFGWPWINETIMLMLKYPNVYTDTSMLYMDTAKDFYEQIFTKNMGPLWIDRNLKDQVMFGSNTPRFRANRLKPALESLPMRRSTLDKILGTNAEKFLGLKG; encoded by the coding sequence ATGGTCATAGATGTACATACACATCCCATTTTTTTCGAGGGAATCTGTGATGACGAGGAAACTCTCGCATTTCGGAAGGAGCAGTTTGGGATTTTTAAGCAGTCTCCACAGTCAATCGAGCAAATTTTAGTGGGGATGGATTATGGAGGGATTGATAAATCCGTTTTGCTGCCTGAGGATATTTCAACAATTGCTGGTGGTCATGTTGTTTCAAATGAGGAGATAAAGAAGCTTGTGGACATGGTTCCTGATCGATTTATCGGGTTTGCTAGTGTTGATCCACATCGCCCAGATGCACTTGATGTCCTAGATTATGCATTTAAGGATCTTGGGTTAATGGGGTTAAAGCTGCACCCGTCTAAACAGGCGTTTTATCCGAATGATGAACGATTAAAACCAATTTATGAGAAATGTGTAGAGTACAATAAGCCGATTATGTTTCATGCTGGGATGAGCTGGGAGCCGAATGCGTTAGCAAAGTATTCACAGCCAATACATTTCGAGGAAGTTGCCTTGCATCATCCGGAATTAAGAATTTGCTTAGCCCATTTTGGTTGGCCTTGGATCAATGAAACGATCATGTTAATGCTGAAATATCCTAATGTATATACGGATACGTCCATGCTGTATATGGATACGGCGAAGGATTTTTATGAACAGATTTTCACGAAAAATATGGGACCTTTATGGATTGATCGAAATCTTAAGGATCAGGTCATGTTCGGTTCGAATACACCAAGATTCCGAGCGAATCGCTTAAAGCCAGCACTTGAGAGCTTACCTATGAGAAGGTCAACATTGGATAAAATCTTAGGCACTAACGCTGAAAAATTCTTAGGGCTGAAAGGATAG
- a CDS encoding ATP-binding protein — protein sequence MNKVPFYILESKQYCSSKGMNTNDIPFPKLCLMKDVHIQRVSEYQEFLTVSRHFIKKLLFFMKNTPTLVVISDDKGYVLEMYGDQTIQSMVHSLGIQEGVLFDESGVGTNSISLALKHKEPIQLIGTDHYHDCLHSTTCMTVPFYFEDLERRSGTVSIMSTIDYASSFHLGLLSSAVDSIERELKIRKQNRRLNILHQVMVDSTQNGIVIIDTKGIITEFNQAGEYITGFDKDMVIGSHIDILKPISSYVNKILKNGSKYKNLEVTFYSLIEGKEKTSLFDALPIYDENNSLLGAFVQFRDISDRIELEKQVIATEKLSLIGKLGAGLAHEIRNPLTSVIGFIQLLKKEVGKKHTEKHFKIILDELERIKRLVNQLMMMAKPSTNERTECNIVELTKETIYLMNSQATQHNVTVDFQTGLKENLHILIDESQIKQVLINIIKNAIEAIDNGGNINVSLAQVSHLNDYYIEIEVKDDGNGLTEEQLKKLFTPFYSSKEKGLGLGLSICKQIIESHKGKMEVSSFINEGTTFKIKLPR from the coding sequence ATGAATAAAGTTCCATTTTATATTTTAGAATCAAAGCAATATTGTAGCTCAAAAGGCATGAATACAAATGATATACCTTTTCCGAAATTATGTTTAATGAAAGATGTCCATATTCAAAGAGTTTCGGAATATCAAGAGTTTCTAACTGTATCAAGACATTTCATAAAAAAATTACTCTTTTTTATGAAGAACACGCCCACATTGGTAGTAATCTCAGATGATAAGGGATACGTCCTTGAAATGTATGGCGATCAAACCATCCAAAGCATGGTTCATTCCTTAGGTATCCAAGAAGGAGTTTTATTTGATGAATCAGGAGTAGGGACTAATTCCATTTCCTTAGCATTGAAGCATAAAGAGCCTATTCAACTAATTGGAACCGATCATTATCATGATTGTTTACATTCAACTACTTGTATGACAGTCCCTTTTTATTTTGAGGACCTAGAAAGAAGATCAGGTACTGTCTCAATTATGAGTACAATTGATTACGCAAGCTCTTTTCATTTAGGTTTGTTATCTTCTGCTGTGGACTCTATTGAGAGGGAGCTGAAAATTAGAAAACAAAATAGGCGTTTAAATATATTACATCAAGTAATGGTTGATTCTACACAAAATGGGATTGTTATCATAGATACAAAAGGAATCATAACTGAATTTAACCAGGCTGGTGAGTATATAACAGGTTTTGATAAAGACATGGTAATCGGCTCGCATATAGACATTTTGAAACCAATCAGTTCCTATGTAAATAAAATATTAAAAAATGGTAGCAAATATAAAAATTTAGAAGTAACATTTTACTCTTTAATTGAAGGCAAAGAGAAAACTAGCTTATTTGACGCTTTACCAATTTATGATGAAAATAACAGTTTACTAGGTGCTTTTGTCCAATTTAGGGATATTTCTGACCGAATTGAACTTGAAAAACAAGTAATAGCAACAGAGAAACTTTCGCTAATTGGTAAACTCGGAGCCGGTTTAGCGCACGAAATTCGAAATCCCCTTACTTCTGTTATAGGATTTATTCAATTATTAAAAAAAGAGGTTGGGAAAAAACACACAGAAAAACACTTTAAGATAATCTTAGATGAACTCGAAAGAATCAAACGCTTAGTGAATCAATTGATGATGATGGCAAAACCAAGTACTAATGAAAGAACAGAATGCAATATAGTGGAGCTTACAAAAGAAACCATTTATCTAATGAATAGTCAAGCCACTCAACATAACGTAACAGTCGATTTTCAAACAGGTTTAAAAGAAAATTTACATATATTGATTGATGAATCACAGATTAAACAAGTGCTCATTAATATCATAAAAAATGCAATCGAAGCCATTGATAATGGTGGCAACATAAACGTCTCTCTTGCTCAAGTTAGTCATTTAAATGATTATTACATTGAAATTGAAGTAAAAGATGATGGTAATGGGTTGACTGAAGAGCAATTGAAGAAACTTTTTACCCCATTTTATTCTTCGAAAGAAAAAGGGCTGGGTCTTGGATTATCTATTTGCAAACAAATTATTGAATCTCATAAAGGTAAAATGGAGGTATCCTCGTTTATAAATGAGGGCACCACTTTTAAGATTAAACTACCGAGATAA
- a CDS encoding nucleoside triphosphate pyrophosphohydrolase: MPVYNKLVRDKIPEIIEKTGKKYMTKILSNEEYIKELQTKGFEELTEYVEAKDKESSLEELADVLEIIHALAEYHGSSINQIEEIRKKKAVERGGFKEKIYLVEVDDE, translated from the coding sequence ATGCCAGTTTACAATAAGCTTGTTCGAGACAAAATACCAGAAATCATTGAGAAAACAGGAAAGAAGTATATGACAAAAATCTTATCTAATGAAGAATACATAAAAGAATTACAAACCAAAGGCTTTGAAGAACTAACGGAATATGTTGAAGCAAAGGATAAAGAAAGCTCACTTGAAGAGCTAGCGGATGTTCTTGAGATTATCCACGCGTTAGCAGAGTATCACGGCTCTTCAATCAATCAAATCGAAGAAATTAGGAAAAAGAAAGCTGTTGAGCGTGGAGGTTTTAAAGAAAAAATTTATCTTGTCGAGGTTGATGATGAGTAA
- a CDS encoding SIS domain-containing protein has protein sequence MLNFNQEKYLQVTRGAVALRSEIEEIVEKVSQQEYKNIFLLGSGGAVATFYPFEYMIKSTSSIPVYAEIAAEFVVMNNQQFNEKSLVILSSLSGTTEETVAAAKYCKEKGATTIGITGEYHKPLADTVDYPIVNYAENDFAGDSNQLILSFLIFNLMHKKGDFPKYEAFAEQLEALPELLLGVKEEADSKACEFAETYKDEPYHILVGAGNTMGRAYSYAMCVLEEMQWIKTKSIHAAEFFHGTLEIVEEDTSMILLKGEDETRPLMERVERFAEKYTKKLTVFDTQDYELKGIVPEFRKYLSPIVTSTVLQRVSVHLEEKRNHSLETRRYYRKVAY, from the coding sequence ATGTTGAATTTTAATCAAGAGAAATACTTACAGGTGACAAGAGGGGCAGTAGCACTTAGAAGTGAGATCGAAGAAATTGTTGAGAAAGTGAGTCAACAAGAGTACAAGAATATTTTTTTACTAGGATCTGGTGGAGCTGTTGCGACTTTTTATCCGTTTGAATATATGATCAAGTCAACATCATCAATCCCTGTTTATGCTGAAATTGCCGCTGAATTTGTTGTGATGAACAATCAACAATTTAACGAAAAGTCACTAGTCATCCTATCCTCACTTTCTGGTACGACAGAGGAAACAGTTGCTGCTGCAAAGTATTGTAAGGAAAAAGGCGCGACAACAATTGGAATCACAGGTGAATACCATAAGCCTTTAGCTGATACAGTTGATTATCCAATCGTGAATTATGCGGAAAATGACTTCGCGGGTGATTCAAATCAATTAATTCTCTCGTTCTTAATTTTTAATCTCATGCATAAAAAAGGTGACTTTCCAAAATATGAAGCATTCGCGGAACAACTAGAAGCACTTCCAGAACTATTACTGGGTGTAAAAGAGGAAGCTGATTCAAAAGCATGTGAGTTTGCTGAAACGTATAAAGATGAGCCATATCATATTTTAGTCGGAGCAGGAAATACGATGGGACGTGCCTATTCCTATGCCATGTGTGTACTTGAAGAAATGCAATGGATTAAAACAAAATCAATTCATGCCGCTGAATTTTTCCATGGAACATTAGAAATTGTGGAAGAAGACACAAGTATGATTTTACTTAAAGGCGAAGACGAAACACGCCCTCTAATGGAACGAGTTGAACGATTTGCTGAGAAGTATACGAAAAAACTAACAGTGTTTGATACTCAAGATTACGAGTTAAAGGGGATTGTTCCTGAGTTTCGAAAATACTTATCACCGATTGTGACCTCAACTGTTCTTCAACGTGTGAGCGTTCATTTAGAAGAGAAACGGAATCATTCGTTAGAAACGAGAAGATATTATCGTAAAGTAGCTTATTAA
- a CDS encoding aspartyl-phosphate phosphatase Spo0E family protein has protein sequence MDKKNKLLLVIEYKREELHLIVDKFGIISNEALKCSKELDILINKYQKLNK, from the coding sequence ATGGATAAGAAAAATAAATTACTTTTAGTAATTGAATATAAACGTGAAGAACTCCATTTGATCGTTGATAAGTTTGGTATAATATCCAATGAGGCTTTAAAATGTAGTAAGGAACTAGATATACTTATTAATAAATATCAAAAATTAAACAAATAA
- a CDS encoding GNAT family N-acetyltransferase: MLKIRNVKMEDLPELVVIENSCFTIEEAATKEGFEKRIHLIPDSFFVAEEDGVIIGLVNGPVIETAYITDDLFNYIKANPASGGHQSILGLAVAPQFQKQGVASALLEHLEKEANTNKRETITLTCKENLISFYENQGYINCGVSNSKHGGVVWYNMSKKLK, from the coding sequence ATGTTAAAAATTCGTAACGTTAAAATGGAAGATTTACCTGAACTTGTTGTAATAGAAAATAGTTGCTTTACAATAGAAGAGGCTGCGACAAAAGAAGGATTCGAAAAGCGGATTCACCTTATTCCTGATAGTTTTTTTGTAGCTGAAGAGGATGGAGTGATCATTGGATTAGTCAATGGACCTGTCATAGAAACTGCCTATATTACAGATGATTTATTCAATTATATCAAGGCAAATCCAGCATCTGGCGGTCATCAAAGTATTCTTGGTTTAGCAGTTGCACCACAATTTCAGAAACAAGGTGTGGCATCAGCGTTGCTTGAACATCTTGAAAAAGAAGCCAATACAAACAAACGGGAAACAATAACACTAACTTGTAAAGAAAACTTAATTTCCTTTTATGAAAATCAAGGATACATCAATTGCGGTGTTTCAAATTCTAAACATGGTGGAGTCGTTTGGTACAATATGAGTAAAAAATTGAAGTAA
- a CDS encoding PfkB family carbohydrate kinase, protein MKLLAVGDNVVDYYEDREEMFPGGNALNVAVFWKQNGGEDVSYIGIVGNDEEGDHIIDSLKNEDINVSRVRRAIGPSGVAVVTLDENGDRKFVGSNKGGVQSLLKLTFSESELDYISSHSLLHTSVFSRLESELPLLKKYINLSFDFSTTYDDEYLAQVCPYLTFGIFSGGDLTRKECEVLINRAHNLGTRNVLVTRGEEGALFSDTHNLYEQGIVETEVVDTLGAGDTFVAIFLKEYLVKPYAKQAMAIAAVVAAETCKRYGAFGYGKKKTIRDVPLFK, encoded by the coding sequence ATGAAGTTACTTGCTGTAGGTGACAATGTCGTTGATTATTATGAAGATCGTGAAGAAATGTTTCCAGGTGGTAATGCCTTAAATGTTGCGGTGTTTTGGAAACAAAACGGTGGTGAGGATGTATCTTATATAGGGATCGTCGGCAATGATGAAGAGGGTGATCACATTATTGATTCGTTAAAAAATGAAGATATTAATGTATCACGTGTAAGGAGAGCCATTGGTCCATCAGGAGTTGCTGTCGTCACATTAGACGAAAATGGGGACCGGAAGTTTGTTGGTTCAAATAAGGGTGGTGTTCAATCGCTTCTTAAACTTACATTTTCTGAATCTGAACTTGATTACATAAGTAGTCATTCACTGCTCCATACTAGCGTATTTAGCCGGTTGGAAAGTGAACTACCCTTGCTAAAAAAATATATTAATCTATCATTTGATTTTTCAACTACGTATGATGATGAATATTTAGCCCAAGTATGCCCTTATCTTACATTTGGTATTTTCTCTGGCGGTGATTTAACGAGAAAAGAATGTGAGGTACTAATAAATAGGGCTCACAATTTGGGTACACGTAATGTTCTTGTCACGAGAGGGGAAGAAGGGGCATTATTCTCTGATACACATAATTTATATGAACAAGGGATTGTCGAGACAGAGGTAGTTGATACATTAGGAGCAGGCGATACTTTTGTTGCAATCTTTTTGAAGGAATATTTAGTAAAGCCTTATGCAAAACAAGCGATGGCGATTGCTGCAGTTGTTGCGGCAGAAACATGTAAACGCTACGGTGCGTTTGGATACGGTAAAAAGAAGACGATCAGAGATGTTCCACTTTTTAAATAA
- a CDS encoding carbohydrate ABC transporter permease, with the protein MSNLQNQSTDLQLNATILPEKKRSKLNGTTIGAFFVSILLFLYFVAIAYPLFWMIINSFKDTKSIFTSSWAMPEKWLISNYVEAWNIGVSTYFLNSVIVTTLTCLFTVLCGALCAYALARFQLKGEKFFLLFVSAGLMFAPQVALIPLYELTQNLGIYDTYWALVLPFVAYRLPLSILIIRAFFLSIPKELEEAARIDGCNSFQIFYKIFLPISKPVIFTTIILAAYFAWNEILFSVLFIQSESLKPITAGLLVFRDALRTDWGVLMAGLVMSAIPLIILFIFTQKYFIRGLAAGSIKG; encoded by the coding sequence ATGAGTAACCTTCAAAACCAATCGACTGACCTACAATTGAATGCAACCATTCTTCCTGAAAAGAAAAGATCAAAACTTAATGGAACAACGATTGGAGCCTTCTTCGTCTCCATCCTTTTGTTCCTCTACTTTGTCGCAATTGCATACCCGTTATTTTGGATGATTATTAATTCATTCAAAGACACAAAGTCAATTTTTACTAGCAGTTGGGCAATGCCAGAAAAGTGGCTTATTTCAAATTATGTGGAAGCATGGAACATCGGAGTGTCCACATACTTCTTAAATAGTGTGATTGTGACCACATTAACATGTCTATTTACCGTATTATGTGGAGCGCTTTGTGCTTATGCGTTAGCTAGATTTCAATTAAAAGGGGAAAAGTTTTTTCTATTGTTTGTATCTGCAGGGTTAATGTTTGCTCCACAGGTTGCGCTTATTCCACTTTATGAATTAACGCAAAATCTAGGAATCTATGATACGTACTGGGCACTTGTATTACCTTTTGTCGCCTATCGGTTACCGTTATCCATTCTGATTATTCGCGCATTTTTTCTATCGATTCCAAAGGAGCTTGAAGAAGCTGCGCGGATCGATGGCTGTAATAGCTTTCAAATATTCTATAAAATTTTCTTACCAATTAGTAAGCCTGTTATCTTTACAACCATAATTTTAGCTGCTTACTTCGCATGGAATGAAATCTTGTTCTCCGTTCTCTTCATTCAAAGCGAATCTCTTAAACCGATCACAGCTGGTTTATTAGTATTCAGAGATGCATTAAGAACTGATTGGGGAGTGTTAATGGCAGGACTTGTGATGTCAGCCATTCCACTTATCATCCTGTTTATTTTCACACAAAAGTATTTTATCAGAGGATTAGCCGCAGGAAGTATAAAGGGTTAA
- a CDS encoding carbohydrate ABC transporter permease, translated as MIQKRFFQYLYLAPAFLLLLLFVYYPIVKNFWLSFFEWSPFSPEKEFIDIANYTRLFQDPIFYTALKNNLVFVGTSVVFQVIGGLILAAILEDIIFRRFSTFLRTVYFLPVLISMAVIGILFQYIYNPEIGLLNAFLTLIGLESLATGWLGNHETAMYAVIAVSQWQNIGWAAMLYILALQKIPQELYEAATIDGANRVQRFLNVTVPQSKEMIFVMSVYTITGSFLVFNEVFVLTVGGPANATQVFSTYLYQKAFIDSELGYASAIANVMLMITLVFYLFQAKLFKTGEE; from the coding sequence ATGATCCAAAAACGATTTTTTCAGTATTTGTATTTAGCCCCGGCGTTTCTTTTACTCCTTCTATTTGTCTATTACCCGATTGTAAAAAATTTTTGGTTAAGCTTTTTTGAGTGGAGTCCATTTTCACCAGAAAAAGAGTTTATCGATATCGCAAATTATACTCGTCTTTTTCAAGATCCTATTTTTTATACGGCATTAAAGAATAACTTAGTATTTGTTGGAACATCCGTTGTTTTCCAGGTTATTGGTGGGTTAATCTTAGCTGCAATCCTTGAGGACATCATTTTCAGGAGATTTTCGACCTTCCTAAGAACCGTCTACTTTCTTCCTGTGTTAATATCAATGGCTGTTATCGGGATTCTCTTTCAGTATATTTATAATCCTGAGATTGGTTTGCTCAATGCCTTTTTAACGCTAATCGGACTAGAGTCTCTCGCTACGGGCTGGTTAGGAAACCATGAAACCGCGATGTATGCTGTGATTGCTGTTTCACAATGGCAAAATATTGGCTGGGCAGCGATGCTTTATATTCTAGCTTTACAAAAGATTCCTCAAGAGCTATATGAAGCTGCAACGATTGATGGTGCGAACAGAGTCCAACGCTTTCTAAATGTAACAGTGCCACAGTCGAAGGAAATGATCTTCGTTATGTCTGTGTACACAATAACTGGATCATTCTTAGTGTTTAATGAAGTATTTGTTCTAACCGTCGGCGGTCCGGCAAATGCCACCCAAGTATTTAGTACGTATTTATATCAAAAGGCGTTTATTGATAGTGAGTTAGGCTACGCATCGGCTATTGCAAATGTCATGTTAATGATTACGTTAGTTTTTTACTTATTCCAAGCAAAACTATTTAAAACAGGGGAGGAGTGA
- the frlD gene encoding fructoselysine 6-kinase codes for MKIAAVGFNCVDIYENLQRLYPTGNGIDFVIHMSRFGLQTSVVSVVGDDEYGQLMIDTLKKEGIELSHLREEAGNTAVIKMQLNGNDRVHGELLEGVMKDFSLTSDDIEFLKEFDYVHTDLFGKVIDLLPTIRSNGSKVIFDFSTYHHKPEIKTILPHVNYAFFSYDQHDEYIEEFMKKAKSHGPKIVTVTIGENGSLSYDGTTFYKEAAIEVDVVNTVGAGDSFIAGFMFGVVNGFSVQDCLKNGAKTAAGVIAKFEPY; via the coding sequence ATGAAGATTGCCGCAGTTGGTTTTAATTGTGTTGATATTTATGAAAATTTACAAAGATTATACCCTACCGGTAATGGTATCGATTTTGTCATTCATATGAGTCGTTTTGGACTTCAAACCTCTGTCGTTAGCGTTGTCGGGGATGATGAGTACGGTCAATTAATGATCGATACATTAAAAAAAGAGGGAATTGAACTATCACATCTACGTGAAGAAGCAGGGAATACAGCTGTTATTAAGATGCAGCTAAACGGAAATGACCGTGTGCATGGCGAACTTCTTGAAGGAGTCATGAAAGATTTTTCCCTTACAAGTGATGATATCGAATTTCTCAAAGAGTTTGATTATGTTCATACAGATCTATTCGGAAAGGTCATCGATTTGCTTCCTACAATCAGAAGCAATGGCAGCAAAGTAATATTTGACTTCTCTACCTATCATCATAAACCAGAAATCAAAACGATTCTACCTCATGTAAACTATGCATTTTTCTCCTATGATCAGCATGATGAATACATCGAGGAATTTATGAAAAAAGCCAAAAGTCACGGTCCTAAAATTGTAACCGTTACCATCGGTGAAAATGGAAGTCTTTCCTATGATGGAACAACTTTTTATAAGGAAGCAGCAATCGAGGTGGATGTTGTCAACACGGTTGGCGCCGGGGATTCATTTATCGCAGGATTCATGTTTGGAGTGGTCAATGGTTTTAGTGTGCAAGACTGTTTGAAAAATGGTGCAAAAACAGCAGCTGGAGTTATCGCTAAGTTTGAGCCATATTAG